Below is a window of Naumovozyma castellii chromosome 9, complete genome DNA.
CTTTCAGTAGATCAATCTAATACACAATGGCTACCACtgttaatgatgaaaaaattcCTCTTTCTCTGCAGCAATTATTGAACGATGAAAGCCTCAGCTCAAAGACAAGTAAAGATGACTCCAACTCCATATATCAAGAATGCCTAAGCTTAGCTGCAAAGGGACAAGCTACACAATGTTTACAGAAAATGTCAAAATCGAGGGTATTGGCTAGATTAACACTTGTTTCCGAAAAGAAATGGTTCGACTTATTACTTTCGTGCTTTGAAGCTGCATATTTATCGAAGGACATCGACTCTGATACGCAAGATGTGCTTAATGAAGTTTTCAATGGCAAGTTTATAGAACATGTTATGTTTAAACTGGCAAGTAATGATAAACAGACATTGGAAGTATTGATCCGCTATATCATGTGCTGTATTCACAATTACGAGGTGCAAGTCAAATCTCATCCGGCTTCAATTGACAACTTACAAACAATTAGTAGGTTCATCAAAAGTATACTTATTAAGTATGCCTCAGTGGATACTGGGAGTTTGCACATCGAAGAACTCCGATCTCTCGTGACGATTTTACTATTTGAGGTTGAAATTGAGTTATTGAAAGCAAAACCTAACAGAAATCTGTATTGGGAATTATGCAATGAGGTTCCTTGTATTTCAGAGATATTCCAAAACTATAATGTCAAAGATGGATCTAGGTCAATAGAGGAAGATATTCTCAATCACCTAGAAGGTTTATCTAAGGAACGTAAGAGTCGATCCAAATCGAGAGCAAAATCCAAATCTAAGGAAAATTCTGACAAGAATGATTCTGTAGTAAAGAACATCCCACCTTCACCGATTAAAGCAAAGGAACGTTTCCCTGACGCAATTCCTTTCAATGAGAGGAACGACTTGAAGCAAGAAATCATTAGTAGAATATGGGGGACCCTGTCCAAAACTTTCACTACACATGAATTAAAAAGCTTCATGGGTCATTCAATGATTCTCCTATCTCTCGTAGTTATTGTTATTCTTGGTAGAAAAGGAACTAGAATCGGCTACCTTTTCAGGAACATCACACGAAATTTTGACACTATTCTTAAATATTTAGAGCAACTTTTCAGTATTCTATCTAGCATctgatttattaatttaataaatccaTCCTTTAACTTTCGATACGTATATAGAAAGTGATTCAGTCATTAAACGGAGAGTTACTGGTCGTGGTGTGACACATCATCCATGTGAACCGCATAGTGCCAggcaaaaaaaaaatcacATAACGGCCCTGCAACTTCTTGGTTATCAACTTTCGGACTTTAACAACTACAACAAGTGGAATTCCAAGATCTCATTGAGTTAGACACCTGCCCATGGCCTAATGTTTCGTAGACAATTTCTCCCTGTAGCCAGGTCTTCGAACGTATTATCAGCTTCCCGAAATGCTTCTAAACTAATAAATGACAAATTCACCCTATTAACCTATAACATGCTTTCTCCATCATACATGTGGCCCCAAGTTTACACTTACGTGCCTGATCCGTATAAAGATTGGCAATATCGACATAAGCTACTAGAGTCTGAGTTATTGGGTTCTTACAAGGCTGATATTATGTGTCTACAGGAAATGACCTCGAGAGActataatgaaaattggaaaaggcTGCTGGGATCTGGAATTGGTTATGGTTCTAAATTTATCGCCAAGTCTCCACCTTTATATTGGGAGAGGGAGGTAGATGAAATAGATGGGGTGGGTATTTTTTATAAtctgaagaaatttgattttatttcatCCTCTGGGATTTACTTGaatcaattcttgaatgtTTTCTCTTCAACTGAATTAGAATATTTGCATTCAAAAAGATTGGTCCTTACTGATGGGGCGGGGGTTCCAATTGGagaaaagaatttattggatGTTATATCTGGTAAGAATCAGGTTTGTCTGTTTGtatctttgaaacataAAGAAACAGGTGAGATGTTCGTTGTCATCAATACACATCTTTACTGGAAATACGATGAAGTCAAATTGACACAATGTATGATAATTATGAGAGAATTATCGAAGATTATTGACGAATTAGTGAAAGGCGTGGATGATCCTGGGAAAGTCAAGATTTTGTTTACTGGAGATTTAAACTCTACAAAGAAATCTCTAgttatcaattttttaaagGGTCAAATCCTTAGCCATGGTCCTTTGAACATGCTCAATCCAATGAGACCATTTATCAACAGTTCCATTTACGAGGAAGTTCCGGAAAATTTCTTCGTTCACACATGCTACTCGGGGAAATTGAAAGGAATTTTTGATTATATATGGTACGATGCAAAAGAATTGCAATTGACTAAGATACTCACGGGTAAAGAAGTATCCGATGAACTAACCGATTTAGAACAATTTGGTTTACCCAATAAGGACCATCCCAGTGATCATATTCCCGTATTGACTGAGTTCCAAATTTTGACTTCTAAAACATCGAAGAGTTCGCGAAAAAACGTGGAGAGcgatgatgaaaaatttgtgACAAAGATCTCATAAATCAAAGATTAGAACAACGCCTCTGAAGCGAGACTAGATAGAATCTGCTAAACCCACAATCACGTTAGTCATGCAGAATTCCACTACTAAACTACGTAATGAATTTTTCGGTCTTACATCCAACTCACCAGCGATATCAACTTCCTCCAATGACTTTCGTCAGGCACCCTAtcattcatcaaatttaaatcatCAACAACCACCATTGTTACAAATGGACGATCCTATAACAAGAGATGTGAGGTCAAAACTAGACTCAATGAAATCGTTCGAGGATGACGACGTTTTTTATCCAGATCCTATGTTGCTTAATGTTAGATATTTGCCGCAAGCGAACCCTTATCTGTTACAATCTGATCAGACATCCCCATACGTTCCGAATGGCAACTTATTTATTCCCTCAGATGATCTTAATATCAATTCCACTACtagcaataataatattccaatgAACAGTTATACTAATAACAACGACGGTATTTATTCGAAACATGATTCTCACAGAGAAAATTTACTATCAGCACTTGCACATAAGAATATAGAGaaacagcagcaacaactTCGATTACAACAACAGACACAAGAGCAACAACACAATCTTCACAAACAGTTTGCAGGCCAACAATTCCATGACAGAAGAATGGTtaatcaaaaattttcaaatccttCACTTCCAAATCGTTCGTTCAATATGCATCAACATATACCAAATtataatattccaaaataggaaacaaaaaattgttttctttaCGTTCGTTACACTTCTCATCTGCAAATAATGTATTTTCCAGCATCAGTTTTGTATTTTATTGCGACAAGACTCTAAACTTTATATatgttaataataaaaaaaatagaatcAGTTTCTTACACTACAACTCGACATTACTACTTCTTGAATGAGTTATATCTCTCTTATTGTACATTTATATGATGGATAATTATgattaaatattctttttattcttattcATGTCACTTCACTTCACCTTATTTCTTATTAGCTTTCTTGAATGCTATAGAACGTTTAGTGACTCTACCTGTCTTTGATCTTgctttctttttctttaaatgtgTGGCACCTTCACCCTTAGATGCTCTTTGACCTTCTATAGTTAATTCTTGTCCTAAAGTAGCTCTATCGGCTTTACCAAGTACCTTTTGGGCTCTGCCCACTTTGGTTCTTTGAGATTCTGATAGcttgttattattctttatattGGAAACTGTGTTGTTAGATTTTCTCATATTTTTACATCTGGTAACACGTAATTTTCTTccctttttcttattatccTTATCAGTCTTTATTTTAGTCATTTGCTTTTCATTCAATAGCAATGCCTTATTTACactttctaattctttaaattgaACATAAGCGAAACCCTTCCCCATATTTGTCTTTGGATCTCTAATAATACGaacatattcaatttcaccACATGATTTGAAATGGTTCcataaattttcttcatcttcttcgaAATCTAAATTACCAACGAAGATAGATCTCTTCTTATCATGAGGAGCAGGATGAGCCACTGAATCCACTCTTAGATGGTGATTATGGAAAACGTTACCATTTAATTTAGAAGATATGATATTGACAGCTTGTTTATTCTTGTAAACGATGTATGCATTAACTGAATCTCTTGATTTATGCAATTTTTGTTGCACAAAGGCAACTTTTCTTGGAAGAGCTTCATCAAATGAAATCGATCTAAATCTTATACTTTCAATGGTaaataaattcttcttatcaTCGTCagatttttcttcttcgttaTCATCTGCAGTTGGATTTGGGTCGGTactaaataattttttgaatgaCTTGTAAAGAGCTTTCGATGTGATAACATCGCTAGTCAAATTACCAATAAAGACAGTTCTTTCAGCCTTctctaattcttcctctttcaAATCTGTCTTCTTTGCCACTTGTTCTGGGGTGGAAACAAATTCTTTTTCAGAATCTTCCTTTATTTCTTTGGTATCTTCATCCTTCTCGTCAGAATCCATTAATTTGGCATAATAATTACcttctaaatcttcattGGCATCTGCATCAGcctttttcttttgcttcttttgtttctttagAGCGGgttcttcctcttgttTCTGTGTTTCTGGTTTCTCGGTCTTCTTTGATTCATTGTCATTTGTCTTCCTCTTAAGAGATGGTAAAACGGTTCTCGTCTTATGTTGGTTCTTAACTTTTAGATTATCGATGGGTCCACTGGAAGAGGCAAATAACTTATTCACATTCGACTCTAGTTTTTCGTTATCCACGTTCCCAAAAAGGGCATCCACAGAAGAAGTAGCTGGCATCGTTATATGACTTGGTTGTTATTCAGTTATGTCTACCTAATGCAGTTCTTGCCTTGGTTTATTTgcatctcatctcatctcatctctCTTTCCCTCACCgctaaagaaaatttttcaagagataataatttaaaaaaaaatgacaCAAATTCAGCCCGACGATAAAGATTTGTGACGCTTTCTGGgaagaaaacaatatttaatgTTAAGAGCAGGTATATAGAAGGACAAGTAAAGAGGGGAGTGGGTGGTGGAGGAGACATGCAATGGAAGAACGAAGGAAGGACAGTTTGAGTTGTGATTTGAGCAGGGGGAGGGGGGGATTACAAGAGATTGCTTTCAAGATGAGCACGTCAGCACAGCCACCATACTTTATCTATTTATTACCTAGTCTTACAGTACTACATTTACCGGATCTTCCATCTCATTCACTCTATTTCAGTGATGTTAAAACTCAGATCCGAAGTTTCGGCCGAACACCAACAAACGGAATGGTGTTCGGATGTAGAACAGTCACAATTCTTGTAACACCCAAACACCACAGCAAATTCCAACCTGATGTTTTTTttactgaaaaatttcagttTTCCGCTTCATCATAATTCACCAAATCGCGCGAAACTGGAAGTTTCAGTGGGAACTGATTGACTATCGCTACAGTACTACTACCGTGTCAGACACATATACAATACAATTGATCCATTAGTCGACCTTCAGGTTGCATTGGGGACTGGAAATAGCAGAAACCGACCAAGAATAAGAAATGAAGTACTTAGCTGCCTACCTATTATTGAACGCCGCCGGCACCACCCCAAACGCTGAAAACGTTAAGGCTGTCCTATCCTCCGTCGGTATTGAcgctgaagaagaaaaggtCGCCGCTGTCCTTTCCTCCCTAGAAGGTAAGACCgttgaagaattcattgCTGAAGGTAACGAAAAGTTGGCTTCTGTCCCAACCTCTTCCGGTGCTGCTGCCTCTTCTGGTGCTGCCGCTGGTGCTTCCGGTGAAGCCGCCGCTGAAGAAgctgctgaagaagaagccGAAGAATCTGACGATGAAATGGGTTTCGGTTTATTCGATTAAACAACCAATCCATTGGAAAGCATAAATAATTAACTACTTTCATATCACTTTATTCTTTACACTTCcatattaataaaaaatgaaaataaaataaaattaagtAAAATACTTTTCTCGAATATATAATGGAAGacatatttcaaatgaattatttaataataagacACATTTGTATGTCTTAGTACATATCTTATGTGACATCCCTATCCCGCATCTAAAAAAAAACACTAGTCATAATAGTGTTgctttgaaaatattttattctcCATTGTACGTATCTGATACATGCACGACAGATTCATACTTCAACAAATCCAGTAAGGAATACTGTCTACCAAGGGATGctaatatcatcatttcCTCTACCATTGCTACTGGTATTATCACAAGTCATGGCTACTCATGAAGATAATCAAGTAGTCCTCGCTCCAAAATCTACCCCTCCAACCGCTCATATGGATAAGAGTAACGCTCCACAAGAACAACGAGATATTGTCCTTTCCACATCTGCTAGTACTACTAGTTCTGTTAGTTCCACTACAGCAAGTGCATCCAAATTACGTATCACGGATACCTTAATCTGTGACGATGATAAATGCTACCCACGTGTCTTCAAACCCTCCAAGGATTGGCAAATTATTCTACCTGAACAACAATTGCCAGGGGGATTGGATATTAGACTAAATTTGGAGACAGGTTTGAAAGAGGCAAAATTGTTAGATGAGAATGATAAGTATTATAAACCAAAATCTTCTCTCTCCAGCAACATcacttcatcttcttttaaTGTGAGTGGCACCAAATCAACCGCCAATGAATTGGTTCCAAGAGATAATGTGGAGCTGACTTCGACTCTTGCAAGCTCAACATCAAGTTCCACTCCGATTCCATCTCCCACACCATTAGTTGAAATCGATACCACATCACCATATGAATTCTCTAGcgatttcaatgaaattagAGAATTACTCTCAAAGGAAAAACcatcattatcttcatcttctcaAGATACCATCGAAACAATATTCGATAACGTGATGGAATTTGCTCATGATTACAAACATGgtttcaaaataatgacTCATGAATTCGatctattgaaaaatataactttTAATGATAGATTATCTCCAAATCTAAGAGAATTAAGCGCTAGAATGATGACGAGTTGCTTGAGAAATAATCCACCCGTATCTGATTTTGTGGTAAGTTATCACCCAACATTCATAGATGAAACGTTCACACAAAtagataaattaataaaggaaaataattaCAAGATGGATATGAAATCAAAGCAATTccttttgaaaagataCATTACCATTcttgatgaattaattgaaagtGTTCACTCATTCACAAAGGAAAGAATGGAAACTTTACAATCCATTTATTTGGGTATTCAAGACAGACAAATTAAAGTTAAAGTATTGGAATTAATCTCTAAATGCTTTATGGCATCAAAGAAGACCAACAATTCCCTCTTTTCCAGAGATGATGTGGATGCTAAGATTCCAAATGTTCAAGATTGGGTTAATGAATTTGCTCAAGTGATtcaagataaagaaattgatgaatggcatattagaaaattcttCGAT
It encodes the following:
- the NGL1 gene encoding RNA exonuclease (ancestral locus Anc_7.90), which gives rise to MFRRQFLPVARSSNVLSASRNASKLINDKFTLLTYNMLSPSYMWPQVYTYVPDPYKDWQYRHKLLESELLGSYKADIMCLQEMTSRDYNENWKRLLGSGIGYGSKFIAKSPPLYWEREVDEIDGVGIFYNLKKFDFISSSGIYLNQFLNVFSSTELEYLHSKRLVLTDGAGVPIGEKNLLDVISGKNQVCLFVSLKHKETGEMFVVINTHLYWKYDEVKLTQCMIIMRELSKIIDELVKGVDDPGKVKILFTGDLNSTKKSLVINFLKGQILSHGPLNMLNPMRPFINSSIYEEVPENFFVHTCYSGKLKGIFDYIWYDAKELQLTKILTGKEVSDELTDLEQFGLPNKDHPSDHIPVLTEFQILTSKTSKSSRKNVESDDEKFVTKIS
- the PEX15 gene encoding Pex15p (ancestral locus Anc_7.87), which produces MATTVNDEKIPLSLQQLLNDESLSSKTSKDDSNSIYQECLSLAAKGQATQCLQKMSKSRVLARLTLVSEKKWFDLLLSCFEAAYLSKDIDSDTQDVLNEVFNGKFIEHVMFKLASNDKQTLEVLIRYIMCCIHNYEVQVKSHPASIDNLQTISRFIKSILIKYASVDTGSLHIEELRSLVTILLFEVEIELLKAKPNRNLYWELCNEVPCISEIFQNYNVKDGSRSIEEDILNHLEGLSKERKSRSKSRAKSKSKENSDKNDSVVKNIPPSPIKAKERFPDAIPFNERNDLKQEIISRIWGTLSKTFTTHELKSFMGHSMILLSLVVIVILGRKGTRIGYLFRNITRNFDTILKYLEQLFSILSSI
- the NCAS0I00510 gene encoding uncharacterized protein (ancestral locus Anc_7.93); the encoded protein is MQNSTTKLRNEFFGLTSNSPAISTSSNDFRQAPYHSSNLNHQQPPLLQMDDPITRDVRSKLDSMKSFEDDDVFYPDPMLLNVRYLPQANPYLLQSDQTSPYVPNGNLFIPSDDLNINSTTSNNNIPMNSYTNNNDGIYSKHDSHRENLLSALAHKNIEKQQQQLRLQQQTQEQQHNLHKQFAGQQFHDRRMVNQKFSNPSLPNRSFNMHQHIPNYNIPK
- the RPP2A gene encoding ribosomal protein P2 alpha (ancestral locus Anc_7.96), translating into MKYLAAYLLLNAAGTTPNAENVKAVLSSVGIDAEEEKVAAVLSSLEGKTVEEFIAEGNEKLASVPTSSGAAASSGAAAGASGEAAAEEAAEEEAEESDDEMGFGLFD
- the SIL1 gene encoding Sil1p (ancestral locus Anc_7.98); the encoded protein is MLISSFPLPLLLVLSQVMATHEDNQVVLAPKSTPPTAHMDKSNAPQEQRDIVLSTSASTTSSVSSTTASASKLRITDTLICDDDKCYPRVFKPSKDWQIILPEQQLPGGLDIRLNLETGLKEAKLLDENDKYYKPKSSLSSNITSSSFNVSGTKSTANELVPRDNVELTSTLASSTSSSTPIPSPTPLVEIDTTSPYEFSSDFNEIRELLSKEKPSLSSSSQDTIETIFDNVMEFAHDYKHGFKIMTHEFDLLKNITFNDRLSPNLRELSARMMTSCLRNNPPVSDFVVSYHPTFIDETFTQIDKLIKENNYKMDMKSKQFLLKRYITILDELIESVHSFTKERMETLQSIYLGIQDRQIKVKVLELISKCFMASKKTNNSLFSRDDVDAKIPNVQDWVNEFAQVIQDKEIDEWHIRKFFDSLYNIKKSYKKEIKIDSDFLNWLANQVEIRQKRLNNNLKPRDVDQDAFDEKLIESRHLIFGNPLAHGIKSFQSENEMENDRIRDEL